The following coding sequences are from one Ochotona princeps isolate mOchPri1 chromosome 8, mOchPri1.hap1, whole genome shotgun sequence window:
- the MTHFD2 gene encoding bifunctional methylenetetrahydrofolate dehydrogenase/cyclohydrolase, mitochondrial, translating to MAAATFCSVLAARLLRPAQSCRLRHRAFHLAAVRNEAVVISGKKLAQQIKQEVRQEVEEWVASGHKRPHLSVILVGENPASHSYVLNKTRAAADVGINSETIVKPASISEEELLNLINKLNNDDNVDGLLVQLPLPEHIDERKICNAVSPYKDVDGFHVINVGRMCLDQDSMLPATPWGVWEIIKRTGIPTLGKNVVVAGRSKNVGMPIAMLLHTDGAHERPGGDATVTISHRYTPKEQLKKHTILADIVVSAAGIPNLITADMIKEGAAVIDVGINRVQDPVTAKPKLVGDVDFEGVRKKAGYITPVPGGVGPMTVAMLMKNTIIAAKKVLRAEEREVLKSTERGVATS from the exons AAACGAGGCTGTGGTCATTTCCGGAAAGAAGCTAGCCCAGCAGATCAAGCAGGAAGTACGGCAGGAGGTGGAAGAGTGGGTGGCCTCTGGCCACAAGCGACCACATCTGAGCGTCATCCTGGTGGGCGAGAATCCTGCCAGTCACTCCTACGTTCTCAACAAAACCAGGGCAGCTGCTGACGTGG GAATCAACAGCGAGACAATTGTGAAGCCAGCGTCTATCTCAGAGGAAGAATTGTTGAATTTAATTAACAAACTCAATAATGATGACAATGTAGATGGCCTCCTCGTTCAGCTGCCTCTTCCAG aacATATCGATGAGAGGAAGATTTGTAATGCTGTGTCCCCCTACAAGGACGTTGACGGCTTTCATGTGATCAATGTTGGGCGCATGTGTTTGGACCAGGATTCCATGCTCCCGGCCACCCCGTGGGGAGTGTGGGAGATAATTAAGCGAACAG GCATCCCAACCCTGGGGAAGAATGTGGTTGTGGCTGGAAGGTCCAAAAATGTTGGCATGCCCATTGCAATGTTATTGCACACGGATGGGGCACATGAGCGGCCCGGAG GTGATGCCACAGTGACAATATCCCATCGCTACACTCCCAAAGAGCAGCTGAAGAAACACACCATTCTTGCAGATATTGTGGTATCCGCTGCAG GCATCCCAAACCTCATCACTGCAGATATGATTAAGGAGGGAGCAGCAGTGATCGATGTGGGCATAAACAGAGTTCAAGACCCCGTAACTGCGAAGCCCAAGCTGGTTGGCGATGTGGATTTTGAAG GTGTCAGGAAGAAAGCCGGCTACATCACTCCGGTCCCTGGGGGTGTGGGTCCCATGACTGTGGCAATGTTGATGAAGAACACCATTATTGCTGCCAAGAAAGTGCTGAGAGCTGAAGAACGGGAAGTGCTCAAGTCTACAGAGCGTGGAGTAGCCACTAGCTAA